Proteins encoded by one window of Salmonirosea aquatica:
- a CDS encoding PfkB family carbohydrate kinase gives MSLLTVGSVAFDALETPFGKTDKIIGGAATYITLAASYFTKANNLVAVVGGDFPSEMIDILVSHGINTEGLQIKEEGKTFFWSGKYHEDMNTRDTIDVQLNVMGNFDPIIPDSYQGCEYLMLGNTAPAIQKQVLDRMNTRPKLVMLDTMNFWMDIAMPDLEAVLPLVDVLTINDEEARMLSGEYSLRKAANIIMKKGPKTLIIKKGEHGALLFQGDRIFFAPALPLEEVFDPTGAGDTFAGGFIGYLASTDDISFENMKRAIIYGSAMASFCVEKFGSERLVNLTEKEINQRVLEFVSLASFEIR, from the coding sequence ATGAGTCTTCTTACCGTAGGTTCCGTAGCGTTCGACGCCCTTGAAACCCCCTTTGGCAAAACCGATAAGATCATCGGTGGTGCTGCCACGTACATCACGCTGGCGGCTTCGTACTTTACTAAAGCCAATAATCTGGTGGCCGTCGTAGGGGGCGATTTTCCCTCCGAAATGATTGATATCCTGGTATCGCACGGCATCAATACCGAAGGATTACAGATCAAGGAAGAGGGCAAAACGTTCTTCTGGTCGGGCAAGTACCATGAAGACATGAATACCCGCGATACTATAGACGTACAGCTAAACGTCATGGGCAACTTCGACCCGATCATCCCCGATTCGTACCAGGGTTGTGAGTACCTGATGCTGGGCAACACTGCTCCGGCCATTCAGAAACAGGTACTCGACCGCATGAACACCCGCCCCAAACTGGTGATGCTGGACACGATGAATTTCTGGATGGACATCGCCATGCCTGATCTTGAAGCCGTACTCCCCTTAGTGGATGTGCTTACCATCAATGACGAGGAAGCCCGTATGCTTTCGGGCGAATATTCCCTGCGTAAGGCGGCTAACATAATTATGAAGAAAGGCCCAAAAACCCTGATTATCAAGAAAGGCGAACACGGGGCATTGCTGTTCCAAGGGGACCGGATTTTCTTCGCTCCGGCGCTACCGCTGGAAGAAGTTTTCGATCCCACCGGGGCGGGCGATACCTTTGCGGGCGGCTTCATTGGCTATCTGGCCAGTACGGACGATATCTCGTTCGAGAATATGAAGCGGGCCATTATTTACGGTTCGGCGATGGCATCATTCTGCGTAGAGAAATTCGGCAGCGAGCGGCTGGTCAATCTTACGGAAAAAGAAATCAACCAGCGCGTGCTGGAATTCGTGAGCCTGGCTAGCTTTGAGATTCGGTAA
- a CDS encoding DNA-3-methyladenine glycosylase I, whose product MSYCSYVNNSSSETADLLLHRQYHDHQYGFPIEDDNELFGRLLLEINQAGLSWTLMLRKQEGFRKAYSNFSIETVAAYTEEDILRLLSDAGIIRNRLKINAAITNARRILELREEYGTFKNWLDAHHPLPKEQWVKLFKKNFRFVGGEIVGEFLMSTGYLEGAHDVDCPIYSRLSGFLNPDSLTGITESQS is encoded by the coding sequence ATGAGCTATTGTAGCTACGTCAATAATTCGTCTTCCGAAACAGCCGATCTGCTGTTGCACCGTCAGTATCATGATCATCAGTACGGCTTTCCGATCGAGGATGACAATGAGCTTTTTGGCCGCTTATTGCTTGAAATCAATCAGGCAGGGCTGAGCTGGACGCTGATGCTGCGGAAGCAGGAGGGTTTTCGGAAAGCATATTCCAATTTTTCAATAGAAACGGTAGCGGCCTATACTGAAGAAGACATTTTGCGTCTCCTGAGCGATGCGGGCATTATCCGTAATCGTTTGAAGATCAACGCCGCCATTACCAATGCCCGGCGGATTCTGGAACTACGGGAAGAGTACGGCACTTTTAAAAACTGGCTGGACGCTCATCATCCTCTTCCCAAAGAACAGTGGGTGAAGCTTTTTAAAAAGAACTTTCGCTTTGTGGGCGGTGAAATCGTAGGAGAGTTCCTGATGAGCACCGGGTACCTGGAAGGCGCGCATGATGTAGATTGCCCCATTTATTCAAGGCTGTCAGGGTTTCTAAACCCTGACAGCCTTACGGGAATTACCGAATCTCAAAGCTAG
- a CDS encoding VOC family protein has product MKPSKIRTVIYAAPDLASVRDWYRRAFEQEPYFDEPFYVGFDINGFELGLDPNAPLHDGSTVAYWQVEDIASDFAGLLAMGATSFEDPHEVGGGISTGTVKDPFGNKIGLIQMP; this is encoded by the coding sequence ATGAAACCATCCAAAATCAGAACCGTTATTTACGCAGCGCCGGATCTGGCTTCGGTCCGCGACTGGTACCGCCGTGCCTTTGAACAGGAGCCTTATTTTGACGAGCCCTTCTACGTAGGGTTCGATATAAATGGCTTCGAACTAGGCCTGGATCCGAATGCGCCTTTGCACGATGGCAGCACCGTAGCTTACTGGCAGGTAGAGGATATTGCCAGCGATTTTGCCGGACTCCTGGCTATGGGAGCCACATCTTTCGAAGACCCGCACGAAGTAGGCGGAGGCATCAGCACGGGAACCGTAAAAGATCCTTTTGGCAATAAGATTGGTCTGATCCAAATGCCATGA
- a CDS encoding TonB-dependent receptor, protein MYKKLFILFLGLMAAGSLSAQTSQIRGRIFDAENNTPLANATIRAAGTQGATSDKNGQFSLNCRDSTLVTVSYIGYETFRQRVGCGQELNIGLILAARDLNTVEITATSSPNKTVLYQPVSIARIGEVEIKRGAGILLDDAINTNIPGVLMERRTFSAGQQFNIRGYGNGARGTNGINSNFDGQGYKVYLNGIPVTDAEGITLMDDIDFGSVGNVEIVKGPAGTLYGQAIAGVVNLTTLKPQPGRTSVGQDVLLGSYGLQRYTTHLQVSKEHASLLVNYGKQKYNGFMPHTQSKKDFVNVVGEFSPNPKQTINSYFGYSNSYDERNGELTKEQYETLDYSGNPNYIKNNAHSNVITFRTGIGHTYRFREGISNTTSIFGTGLVSNVSSAGGWTDKSSANYGFRSTFDTRFSLLNGFVLSGITGLEAQMQNAQTLGYPMVADSFNLKGYNLIGNLRSNQYTISRTLSAFTEWTLTLPYALSLTAGVGYSTLGIELNDRFYAASNNNPSNPNVTRKPSQYKNTFDNMVSPHLALNKVFDKQLSVYASFSRAYKAPVSSYFFIPLTGQVLTDLKPEVGTQFEVGTKGALLGEKLNYQVAAFYTKYADKLTPVAVPNATNTATSYVYMANAGNQTNAGLEVAVRGTAYQSAGFVKALMPFANFAYSHFRYGDFKFQQLSGNRQSIVETDYTDNVVAGVPPVTFNVGFDLTTRPGFYANMTYSYRDQMYYTSDNKNETGKYQLLNAKVGYSRVLAEHLSLDAFVGVNNITGHQNYAMVFLNQLPDAYLPAPREANFFGGINLKYIF, encoded by the coding sequence ATGTATAAAAAACTATTTATTCTATTTCTGGGACTTATGGCTGCAGGTAGTTTGTCGGCGCAAACTTCCCAGATCAGGGGACGGATTTTCGATGCCGAAAATAATACGCCGCTTGCCAACGCCACCATTCGGGCGGCGGGTACCCAAGGCGCAACGAGCGACAAAAACGGTCAGTTTTCGCTGAATTGTCGCGATTCTACTCTGGTTACGGTTTCCTACATTGGCTACGAAACTTTCCGGCAGCGGGTAGGTTGTGGCCAGGAGCTGAACATCGGGCTAATTCTGGCAGCCAGAGACCTGAACACGGTCGAAATCACCGCCACCTCGAGCCCGAACAAAACCGTCTTGTACCAGCCCGTTTCGATTGCCCGAATCGGCGAAGTCGAAATCAAGCGCGGTGCGGGTATTCTCTTGGACGACGCCATCAATACCAATATTCCGGGGGTACTGATGGAGCGACGGACGTTCTCTGCGGGCCAGCAGTTTAACATTCGCGGCTACGGCAACGGCGCCCGGGGTACCAACGGCATCAATAGTAATTTCGATGGACAGGGCTACAAAGTGTACCTCAACGGAATTCCGGTTACGGATGCGGAAGGTATCACTTTGATGGATGACATTGATTTCGGCTCAGTTGGCAATGTTGAAATCGTGAAAGGCCCGGCCGGAACCCTGTACGGGCAAGCCATTGCGGGGGTCGTTAATCTTACTACCCTCAAACCTCAGCCGGGCCGCACCTCAGTAGGGCAGGATGTGTTGCTGGGCAGCTACGGTCTGCAGCGCTACACCACCCACTTACAAGTGAGTAAGGAACACGCCTCGCTGCTGGTCAATTACGGCAAGCAGAAGTACAATGGCTTCATGCCGCATACCCAGTCGAAGAAGGATTTTGTCAATGTGGTGGGCGAGTTTTCTCCCAATCCCAAGCAGACGATCAACAGCTATTTCGGCTATAGCAACAGCTACGACGAGCGAAACGGTGAATTGACCAAAGAACAGTACGAAACACTGGACTATTCGGGCAACCCGAACTACATCAAAAACAACGCTCACTCTAATGTAATTACTTTTCGGACCGGAATCGGCCATACCTACCGCTTCCGAGAAGGTATTTCGAACACGACCTCCATTTTTGGAACCGGCCTAGTTAGTAATGTCAGTTCGGCGGGCGGCTGGACCGACAAATCGTCGGCCAACTACGGTTTCCGCTCGACGTTCGATACCCGGTTTTCGCTGTTGAACGGCTTCGTACTTTCGGGCATTACCGGACTGGAAGCTCAGATGCAAAATGCCCAAACGCTGGGCTATCCGATGGTAGCAGACAGTTTTAACCTGAAAGGCTACAATCTGATCGGAAATTTGCGGAGCAATCAGTATACGATCTCCCGCACGCTGTCGGCCTTCACGGAATGGACCCTGACCCTACCCTACGCCCTGTCCCTCACCGCCGGCGTTGGGTACAGTACACTGGGCATTGAGTTGAACGACCGCTTCTACGCAGCGAGTAACAACAATCCCAGTAATCCGAATGTGACGCGCAAACCCTCGCAGTACAAGAACACCTTCGACAACATGGTATCGCCACACCTGGCTTTGAATAAAGTCTTCGATAAGCAGTTGTCGGTCTACGCTTCGTTCAGCCGGGCGTACAAAGCACCCGTGAGTTCTTACTTCTTCATTCCACTGACGGGCCAGGTACTGACGGACTTGAAGCCCGAGGTAGGTACGCAGTTCGAGGTAGGTACCAAGGGGGCCTTGCTGGGCGAAAAACTCAATTATCAGGTCGCGGCTTTCTACACCAAATATGCGGATAAGCTCACGCCGGTGGCCGTGCCCAATGCCACTAACACGGCGACTTCGTACGTGTATATGGCCAACGCCGGCAACCAGACCAACGCCGGCCTCGAAGTGGCGGTGCGGGGTACCGCCTACCAATCGGCGGGCTTTGTGAAAGCGCTCATGCCTTTTGCCAATTTCGCCTACTCCCATTTCCGCTACGGGGATTTCAAGTTTCAGCAGCTGAGCGGCAACCGGCAGTCCATCGTCGAAACCGATTATACCGACAACGTAGTGGCGGGAGTACCCCCGGTAACCTTTAACGTCGGATTCGACCTGACCACCCGGCCTGGTTTCTACGCCAACATGACGTATTCCTACCGGGACCAAATGTATTACACCTCCGACAACAAAAACGAAACCGGCAAGTACCAGTTGCTCAATGCAAAAGTCGGCTATTCGCGGGTACTGGCCGAGCATTTGAGTCTCGATGCCTTTGTGGGCGTCAACAACATCACGGGTCACCAGAACTACGCCATGGTGTTCCTGAATCAGCTCCCCGATGCTTACCTGCCCGCCCCGCGCGAAGCCAATTTTTTCGGCGGTATAAATTTAAAATATATTTTCTGA
- a CDS encoding heme/hemin ABC transporter substrate-binding protein, producing the protein MKKLLLLLTLSAVLAACGRLSNSDEKQNQETRIVCIAKQYSEIIYALGAEKDIVAVDVSSTYPPEIKKLPTVGYHRALSTEGILAAKPTLILHDNNIGPEHVVKQLEELKIPMKVFANKGSDIDSTKRLIREMGEYFQKQARAEELCQKLDADMAKALESAKQYPDSVKVLVVHFGQANNVFLLMTQKSTAAQLLRWAGGKIAVDDTKGMKQFSAEAVAASDPDVILLTDFGYDRLGTLDKIKELPGLAGTKAAKNNRIYRVEEHDMVYLGPRSGEVVSMLQKLIHEGTQP; encoded by the coding sequence ATGAAAAAACTACTCCTCCTATTGACCCTCTCGGCGGTACTTGCGGCGTGTGGCCGTCTTTCCAATTCCGATGAAAAGCAGAATCAGGAAACCCGTATCGTGTGCATCGCCAAGCAATACAGCGAAATCATCTACGCCCTGGGTGCAGAAAAAGACATCGTCGCGGTGGACGTGTCGAGTACCTACCCGCCCGAAATAAAAAAACTTCCGACGGTAGGGTACCACCGGGCATTGAGCACGGAAGGTATACTGGCAGCCAAGCCCACACTGATTCTGCACGACAACAATATCGGTCCTGAACACGTCGTAAAGCAGCTGGAAGAGCTGAAGATTCCAATGAAGGTATTTGCCAATAAGGGCAGCGACATCGACAGCACCAAAAGGCTCATCCGCGAAATGGGTGAGTACTTTCAGAAGCAGGCCCGCGCCGAAGAACTTTGCCAAAAGCTGGACGCCGACATGGCCAAAGCGTTGGAAAGCGCTAAACAGTACCCCGATTCCGTGAAGGTACTAGTGGTGCATTTTGGCCAGGCCAACAATGTATTTCTGCTGATGACCCAAAAAAGTACCGCCGCTCAGCTGCTGCGCTGGGCCGGGGGAAAAATCGCGGTGGACGATACCAAAGGCATGAAGCAATTTTCGGCCGAAGCCGTAGCCGCCTCCGACCCGGATGTGATTCTGCTCACCGATTTCGGCTACGACCGTTTGGGTACCCTGGATAAAATAAAGGAATTGCCTGGCCTAGCGGGGACCAAAGCCGCCAAAAATAACCGCATCTACCGCGTCGAGGAACACGACATGGTGTACCTGGGTCCGCGCAGCGGGGAAGTTGTTTCCATGCTCCAAAAATTGATTCATGAAGGTACCCAACCCTAG
- a CDS encoding FecCD family ABC transporter permease: MKVPNPRKKNLVFPLLLVLLVLTTLLSARYGAVSISLAEISSALTKFAHSSPDLELNERIFMDIRLPRALLCLFVGASLAVGGALMQALFRNPIVEPGLIGTSSGAAFGAALYFVLGATFGFDAGEWTLPLAACAGAVLSTFLVIVLSQSQENGSSSVIVLLLTGIAINALFMSGVGFLSYIARDPQARSITFWGMGTLSGASWHSVLVVGISTVLCLGLSLPYAKQLNALMMGEEEALFLGVDIRRLKLIVLSLNVVMIAVATAFVGVISFVGLVVPHLLRMLHGSDNRTLLRNSALAGGILLNLADLTARLVVRPAELPIGIVTSLVGVPVFIILLRRKDYFF, from the coding sequence ATGAAGGTACCCAACCCTAGGAAAAAAAATCTTGTATTTCCGCTTCTGCTGGTACTTCTGGTGCTCACTACCTTACTGTCGGCGCGGTACGGCGCGGTGTCCATCAGCCTGGCTGAAATCAGCTCGGCCCTTACTAAATTCGCCCATTCCTCCCCGGATCTGGAATTGAACGAGCGGATTTTTATGGACATACGCCTGCCCCGAGCGCTTCTGTGCCTGTTTGTGGGCGCGAGTCTGGCGGTAGGTGGGGCGCTGATGCAGGCGCTGTTTCGCAATCCCATCGTCGAGCCCGGCCTGATTGGTACCTCAAGCGGGGCGGCCTTCGGGGCGGCGCTCTACTTTGTGCTGGGAGCTACCTTCGGCTTCGACGCCGGAGAATGGACGCTCCCGCTGGCGGCTTGCGCCGGGGCGGTACTTTCGACTTTTCTGGTGATCGTGCTGTCGCAGTCCCAGGAAAATGGGTCAAGTTCGGTGATTGTACTACTGCTGACGGGCATTGCCATTAACGCCCTGTTTATGAGCGGAGTGGGTTTTCTCTCCTACATCGCCCGCGACCCGCAGGCGCGTTCCATTACTTTTTGGGGCATGGGTACCTTGTCCGGCGCGAGTTGGCATTCGGTGCTCGTAGTCGGGATTTCCACGGTACTTTGTCTGGGGTTGTCGCTTCCCTACGCCAAACAGCTCAACGCCCTGATGATGGGAGAAGAAGAGGCGTTATTTTTGGGTGTCGACATCCGGCGTTTGAAACTGATCGTCCTCTCGCTCAACGTAGTGATGATCGCCGTGGCCACAGCCTTTGTGGGGGTCATAAGTTTCGTAGGATTGGTGGTGCCGCACTTGCTGCGGATGCTGCACGGCTCCGACAACCGTACCTTGCTCCGCAATAGTGCCCTGGCAGGAGGGATTCTGCTCAATCTGGCCGATCTGACCGCCCGTCTGGTTGTGCGGCCCGCCGAACTACCCATCGGGATTGTCACGTCGCTGGTGGGGGTACCGGTGTTCATTATTTTATTGCGGAGAAAAGACTACTTCTTCTGA
- a CDS encoding heme ABC transporter ATP-binding protein, with the protein MLEAKNISFRISGRSLLDAVSVQFHPGRINLIIGPNGAGKSTLVKILCGQLKPTAGEVFYQKEPIARTSVATLARSRAVLSQNVALAFPLTVAEVVMMGRYPHFTGRPTDRDRAACEAAMRFFAVNNMAARNYMTLSGGEKQRTHFARVTAQIWYPTSTGGRYLILDEPLTFLDVYYQFDFMNKLAKLAEQQDLVIAGVVHDLNLAGKYADHVVLLHEGKVLSSGTKESVLTSENIRAAYHMEVEIQQVQGGTRVYF; encoded by the coding sequence ATGCTCGAAGCAAAAAATATCTCCTTCCGGATTTCAGGCCGCTCCTTGCTCGATGCGGTTTCAGTGCAGTTTCATCCGGGCAGGATCAACCTTATCATTGGGCCGAATGGCGCGGGTAAATCGACTTTGGTCAAAATTCTCTGCGGGCAACTCAAACCAACAGCCGGAGAGGTTTTTTATCAAAAAGAACCCATTGCGCGCACTTCCGTGGCTACCCTGGCGCGGAGCCGAGCGGTACTTTCACAGAATGTCGCCCTGGCCTTTCCGTTGACCGTAGCCGAAGTCGTGATGATGGGCCGTTATCCCCATTTCACCGGCCGACCTACCGACCGAGACCGGGCCGCCTGCGAAGCCGCCATGCGGTTTTTCGCTGTGAACAACATGGCCGCACGGAATTATATGACGCTCAGTGGTGGTGAAAAACAACGTACCCATTTTGCCCGGGTGACTGCCCAAATCTGGTACCCTACCTCGACGGGCGGACGCTATCTAATTCTTGACGAACCCCTCACTTTTTTGGATGTGTACTACCAGTTCGATTTTATGAACAAGCTGGCCAAACTGGCCGAGCAGCAAGACCTGGTGATAGCCGGAGTCGTTCATGATCTGAACCTGGCAGGAAAATATGCTGACCACGTCGTCCTGCTCCACGAAGGGAAGGTACTCTCCAGCGGAACCAAAGAATCAGTATTGACCTCCGAAAACATCCGGGCGGCCTACCATATGGAAGTGGAAATCCAACAGGTACAGGGGGGGACGCGGGTGTATTTTTAA